In the Malania oleifera isolate guangnan ecotype guangnan chromosome 1, ASM2987363v1, whole genome shotgun sequence genome, one interval contains:
- the LOC131146611 gene encoding cold-responsive protein kinase 1-like: MTCCSFFFKKKSNRKTKGHVDIDDEISGFHNVIRYTYKELQNATENFSRDNKIGEGGFGSVYKGRLKNGTVAAIKVLSAESSQGLREFLTELNVISAIEHENLVQLYGCCVDGDSRILVYQYHEKNSLAQTLLGRGQSTIQFNWKTRSNICIGIARGLAFIHEEVRPHIIHRDIKASNILLGDDLTAKISDFGLARLIPANMTHVSTRVAGTAGYLAPEYALRGQLTRKADIYSFGVLLLEIVSGRCNRDSRLPANEQYLLERAWELYETGKLVTLVDTSLNRDFDVEEACRYLKIGLLCTQMMPKLRPWMSTVVQMLTAEIDLDDKQITEPGLLTELMTYRGEKQKLDEFSSKLENSSLSSDNMPTSCATMTFNSIYDRSN; the protein is encoded by the exons AGATTTCAGGTTTCCACAATGTTATCCGGTACACTtacaaagaattacaaaatgCCACAGAAAATTTTAGTCGAGATAATAAAATTGGGGAAGGAGGCTTTGGTTCTGTCTACAAG GGAAGGCTAAAAAATGGCACTGTTGCTGCAATAAAGGTGCTTTCAGCTGAGTCAAGTCAGGGGCTACGGGAATTCTTGACAGAGCTAAATGTGATCTCTGCAATTGAGCATGAAAACCTTGTCCAGTTATATGGCTGCTGTGTGGATGGAGACAGTAGAATCTTGGTTTATCAGTATCATGAGAAAAATAGTCTTGCACAAACTCTTTTAG GTAGAGGCCAAAGCACCATTCAATTTAATTGGAAAACAAGGTCAAATATTTGCATTGGTATTGCTCGGGGACTCGCATTCATTCATGAGGAAGTCCGGCCACATATTATTCATAGAGACATCAAAGCAAGCAATATCCTTCTTGGTGACGACCTCACAGCCAAAATTTCGGATTTTGGCCTCGCAAGACTTATCCCAGCCAATATGACTCATGTTAGTACACGAGTTGCGGGAACAGC AGGTTATTTGGCACCTGAGTATGCACTTCGAGGTCAGTTGACAAGGAAAGCAGATATTTATAGTTTCGGTGTTCTCCTTCTGGAAATTGTTAGTGGGAGATGCAACAGGGATTCACGATTACCCGCCAACGAACAATATCTGCTTGAAAGG GCATGGGAATTGTATGAGACTGGGAAGCTGGTGACATTAGTGGACACATCATTGAATAGGGATTTTGATGTTGAGGAGGCTTGCAGATATTTAAAAATCGGTCTTCTCTGCACCCAAATGATGCCAAAACTCCGTCCATGGATGTCTACTGTGGTCCAGATGCTAACTGCAGAGATTGATCTGGATGACAAGCAGATAACAGAACCTGGCCTACTTACAGAGTTAATGACTTATAGAGGAGAGAAACAAAAGCTTGATGAATTCTCCAGCAAGCTTGAAAATTCATCCTTGTCGTCAGATAACATGCCCACCTCATGTGCTACCATGACCTTTAATTCCATATATGATCGAAGTAACTGA